A genomic stretch from Lathyrus oleraceus cultivar Zhongwan6 chromosome 2, CAAS_Psat_ZW6_1.0, whole genome shotgun sequence includes:
- the LOC127121256 gene encoding probable ribonuclease P/MRP protein subunit POP5, protein MVFKNRYMVMEVFMNPNREQASGDYIIITQFNISNAIKDSIMVNFGECGLAASLGSFQVKYVNPITNVCIIRASREEHEKVWASITMVRSIGNFPVVFNLLDLSGNLQASKTAALKCEKEKFEQYKLMVGDRLSADDTHRMNNHLAKI, encoded by the exons ATGGTGTTCAAAAACAGGTACATGGTGATGGAGGTTTTTATGAATCCTAATAGAGAACAAGCATCGGGTGATTATATTATAATTACTCAGTTTAATATCTCTAATGCTATAAAAGATAGCATCATGGTGAATTTTGGGGAGTGTGGTTTGGCGGCATCACTAGGATCATTTCAGG TTAAGTATGTGAATCCAATCACTAATGTGTGCATTATTAGAGCTTCAAGAGAGGAGCATGAAAAAGTATGGGCTTCTATTACTATGGTTAGAAGTATTGGAAATTTTCCAGTGGTGTTTAATTTACTTGATTTATCTG GAAATTTACAGGCTTCTAAAACCGCCGCATTAAAGTGCGAAAAAGAAAAATTTGAACAGTACAAACTTATGGTTGGTGATCGATTATCAGCCGATGATACTCATCGTATGAATAATCATCTTGCAAAGATTTAA